Proteins encoded together in one Vigna angularis cultivar LongXiaoDou No.4 chromosome 5, ASM1680809v1, whole genome shotgun sequence window:
- the LOC108338841 gene encoding putative kinase-like protein TMKL1: MLILVLGLVSATLLVIVAGYVLYCKKGVSRYESKDIESSEHKEEEVAQKEDLMIFQGGEDLTICDILDAPGEVIGKSNYGTLYKALLQRSNKVRLLRFLRPVCTARGEELDEMIQFLGRIRHPNLVPLLGFYTGPRGEKLLVHPFYRHGNLTQFIRDGNGECYKWSNICRISIGIVKGLEHLHTSQEKPIIHGNLKSKNILLDRSYQPYISDSGLHLLLNPTAGQEMLESSAAQGYKAPELIKMKDATEESDIYSLGVILLELLSGKEPINEHPTPDEDFYLPNFMRNAVLGHRIADLYHPAILLRNSREDSVPVTEEFILKVFQLAMACCSPAPSVRPNIKQVLKKLEEIMF, translated from the exons ATGTTGATACTGGTTCTTGGACTAGTTTCAGCTACTTTGTTAGTGATTGTTGCAGGTTATGTGTTGTATTGCAAGAAAGGAGTATCAAGGTATGAGAGTAAGGACATTGAAAGCTCGGAACACAAGGAGGAGGAGGTGGCTCAGAAGGAGGATTTGATGATCTTTCAAGGTGGGGAGGACCTTACAATATGTGACATATTGGATGCTCCGGGGGAAGTGATTGGAAAATCCAACTATGGAACACTGTATAAGGCCTTGTTGCAGAGGAGCAACAAGGTGAGGCTGCTCAGGTTTCTGAGGCCAGTGTGCACTGCAAGAGGTGAAGAATTGGATGAGATGATTCAGTTTCTTGGAAGGATTAGGCATCCTAACTTGGTTCCTCTTCTGGGGTTTTACACTGGGCCAAGGGGTGAGAAGCTTCTTGTTCATCCCTTCTATAGACATGGGAATCTTACTCAATTCATAAGAG ATGGAAATGGAGAGTGTTACAAATGGTCAAACATATGCAGAATATCCATTGGTATAGTGAAAGGATTGGAGCATCTTCACACATCACAGGAAAAGCCTATTATCCATGGAAACCTCAAGTCTAAGAACATCCTTTTGGACCGCTCCTACCAGCCCTACATCTCAGATTCTGGCCTACATCTTCTGCTGAATCCTACTGCTGGACAAGAAATGCTTGAAAGTTCAGCAGCACAGGGTTACAAGGCACCTGAGCTCATAAAAATGAAGGATGCTACTGAAGAGAGTGATATATATAGCCTTGGTGTGATCTTGCTGGAACTTCTTTCAGGAAAGGAACCTATCAATGAGCACCCTACTCCTGATGAGGATTTCTATTTGCCAAATTTCATGAGAAATGCAGTCCTTGGACACAGAATTGCTGATCTATACCACCCTGCCATTCTTCTCAGAAACAGCAGAGAGGATAGTGTTCCAGTCACAGAAGAATTCATCCTCAAAGTTTTTCAACTTGCTATGGCTTGTTGCTCCCCTGCACCCTCAGTTAGAcctaacataaaacaagtcctCAAGAAACTGGAAGAAATTATGTTCTAG